Sequence from the Acidimicrobiia bacterium genome:
GCCGGTCGGGGTCGAGCGCGTCCGCGAGCAGCTCGGCGGGATGGCGCACGTCGAGGCCCGCGGACCGCAACTGGAGGATGCAGCCCGGGTTGGCCGAGGCGACGACGAGCGGGGCGCTGCGGCCGCGCGCCGCGCGCCGCAACGCGTCGGCTTTCCGGTCGCGGATCTCCCGCGACAGTGCCGGCTGCATGACGGTGTACGCGCCGCCCGCGCCGCAGCACAGGCCGTCGTCGTCGGTCGTCGTGACGTCGTACGCGCGTGCGAGAACAGCGTGCGTCGGCTCGGCGGCGTGCTGCACGTGGCGGAGGTGGCACGGCTCCTGCACGACGAGCGGGCGGCCCGTCGCGTGGACCGGGAGGTCATGCTCGGAGGCCCACTCGCCGAAGTCGCGCACGCGTGCCGAGAACGCGCGCGCGTCGTCGGTGCCGAGGAGGCGGCCGTAGTCCTTCATCGCGGCGCCGCACCCGGCGCTGTCGACGACGACCGGCGCGTCGCCGGGCATCGACGCGATGACCCGTCGAGCCAGCGCGCGTGCCTCGTCGACACGACCGGCATGCGCGTGGAGCGCACCGCAACAGTCCGCGCCGCGCGCGGGCAGCGCGACACGGGCGCCGGTGGCCTCCATCACGCGTTGCGCGGCTCGGTGGACATCGCGCTGCCACGCGTCCATGACGCAGCCCGGGAACAGGCACACGTCGGCGTCGTGCGCCGAGGCGGCGGACGGCTGCAACGGGGTCGCGAGCGACCGGGCGCGCAGGCGCGGGAGCGCGAACCGCCGGGGCACGAGATGCGACCGCTGCGCGACGAGGAGCACCCAGGTGAACGCGATCAGCAGGCCGTGACGCGGGAGCAGCAGCTCGTACCCGAGCCACTCGGCCGCGCGGCGGTGCCACGGGCGGCTGGTCCGCCGCTCGTGCTGAAGCACCTCCCGCGCTCCCTCCATGAGCCGGCCGAACGGCACCGAGGACGGGCACGCGGCCTCGCAGCCCCGGCACTGCACGCACTCCTCCATGTACCGCTCGAACGACGCGTCGACCGCCGCGCC
This genomic interval carries:
- a CDS encoding heterodisulfide reductase-related iron-sulfur binding cluster — translated: MTLGLDADELAACVACGLCLPHCPTYRVTGLETASPRGRIAAMRAVEWEGAAVDASFERYMEECVQCRGCEAACPSSVPFGRLMEGAREVLQHERRTSRPWHRRAAEWLGYELLLPRHGLLIAFTWVLLVAQRSHLVPRRFALPRLRARSLATPLQPSAASAHDADVCLFPGCVMDAWQRDVHRAAQRVMEATGARVALPARGADCCGALHAHAGRVDEARALARRVIASMPGDAPVVVDSAGCGAAMKDYGRLLGTDDARAFSARVRDFGEWASEHDLPVHATGRPLVVQEPCHLRHVQHAAEPTHAVLARAYDVTTTDDDGLCCGAGGAYTVMQPALSREIRDRKADALRRAARGRSAPLVVASANPGCILQLRSAGLDVRHPAELLADALDPDRQGAR